From Astyanax mexicanus isolate ESR-SI-001 chromosome 13, AstMex3_surface, whole genome shotgun sequence, the proteins below share one genomic window:
- the LOC125806765 gene encoding uncharacterized protein LOC125806765 — translation METCAALHSVLKEDYLKTPTTESEWRDIAKDFLEKWQFPHCLGAVDGKHISIQPPAKSGSMFYNYKSRFSITLMAVVDAHYKFVYACVGTQGRISDGGVFAHSDLRVAMDRGLLHAPPEEPLPNSNITMPYMFIGDEAYPLRPDLMKPYPFRSMNKDQRIYNYRLSRARRVVENAFGILANRFRVFRSTICLEPNKVVTITLACLCLHNFLRQRRSEAYVPPAYVDAEDANHQLVEGAWRREGVLQPASMGRARNPSVAAKQQRDALCQYFVSPAGSISWQDSMV, via the exons ATGGAGACCTGTGCTGCCCTACACTCTGTACTAAAAGAGGATTATCTGAAG ACACCAACGACAGAATCAGAGTGGAGGGACATTGCTAAGGATTTTCTTGAGAAGTGGCAGTTTCCACACTGTCTGGGAGCAGTGGATGGGAAACATATTTCCATACAGCCACCTGCCAAGAGTGGGAGCATGTTCTACAACTATAAGTCAAGGTTTTCAATCACGCTTATGGCTGTTGTTGATGCCCACTACAAATTTGTGTATGCATGTGTTGGCACCCAGGGCAGAATTTCAGATGGTGGAGTGTTTGCACACTCAGATCTAAGGGTTGCCATGGACAGAGGCCTTCTTCATGCACCCCCTGAGGAGCCACTGCCCAACAGCAATATCACAATGCCATACATGTTCATTGGTGATGAGGCCTACCCACTCCGACCCGATCTCATGAAGCCTTATCCCTTTAGGAGTATGAACAAAGATCAAAGGATCTACAACTACCGCCTTTCCAGGGCCAGGCGTGTGGTAGAAAACGCATTTGGAATACTGGCAAATCGCTTCCGGGTCTTCAGATCTACGATTTGTCTCGAGCCCAACAAGGTGGTGACAATTACCCTTGCTTGTCTGTGCCTGCACAACTTTTTGCGACAAAGAAGATCTGAAGCATATGTGCCACCTGCTTATGTGGATGCAGAAGACGCAAACCATCAACTTGTAGAAGGGGCATGGAGGAGAGAAGGTGTACTCCAGCCTGCATCCATGGGGAGAGCAAGAAACCCTTCTGTTGCAGCAAAGCAGCAAAGGGATGCACTTTGTCAGTACTTTGTTTCACCTGCTGGGAGTATTTCATGGCAAGACAGTATGGTGTAA